A single genomic interval of Lysobacter avium harbors:
- the ppx gene encoding exopolyphosphatase, with product MTDPLPTPLPLQEGEMLAAIDLGSNSFHMVVAQYLLGQLRVVDRLRETVRLADGLDARGGLSAEARQRAYACLSRFGQRIRDIPPQRVRAIATNTVRKLASPQAFLMPAESALGHAIEVVAGREEARLIYLGVAHTQPAKRGRLRLVLDIGGGSTECIIGSGLDTIERESVQLGCVATTRKYFSDGKLSRKRWNAALTDVATSFQPFAARYRELGWDDAIGTSGTNKAIGDVCAAMKLTKGSVLADALPQVRDQLLRARSIDTIDLPSLPEDRRPVIAGGLLVLEAAFHALALERMAVSKAALREGVLYDMLERGGDDDPRDSSVLALMKRYGIDTLQAGRVEATALRLFDQVAGAWQLEIDDRLMLSRAARLHELGLTIAHSQYHVHGAYVVEHTDIAGFSRQQQQFLAAVIRSQRRKIPKQVFEALPDRLLPAARHTAALLRLAVLIHRAHEADPIPRLDAQVDGDRLTLTLDERWVDARPLLKADLDDEPAKIAPLGISLRLQTR from the coding sequence ATGACCGACCCCCTCCCGACCCCGCTGCCATTGCAGGAGGGCGAAATGCTGGCCGCCATCGACCTGGGGTCCAACAGTTTCCACATGGTGGTGGCGCAGTACCTGCTCGGCCAGCTGCGGGTGGTGGATCGCCTGCGCGAGACCGTGCGCCTGGCGGACGGGCTGGATGCCCGCGGCGGCCTGTCGGCGGAGGCGCGCCAGCGTGCCTACGCCTGCCTCTCCCGGTTTGGCCAGCGCATCCGCGACATCCCCCCGCAACGGGTGCGCGCGATCGCCACCAATACCGTGCGCAAACTGGCGTCACCGCAGGCCTTCCTGATGCCGGCCGAAAGCGCGCTCGGCCATGCCATCGAAGTCGTCGCCGGCCGCGAGGAAGCGCGCCTGATCTATCTGGGCGTCGCCCACACCCAGCCGGCCAAACGCGGGCGCCTGCGGCTGGTGCTGGACATCGGCGGCGGATCGACCGAATGCATCATCGGCAGCGGCCTGGACACCATCGAGCGCGAGAGTGTCCAGCTGGGCTGCGTGGCGACCACCCGCAAATATTTCAGCGACGGCAAACTCAGCCGCAAACGCTGGAATGCCGCCCTGACCGATGTCGCCACTTCGTTCCAGCCCTTTGCCGCGCGCTACCGCGAGCTGGGCTGGGACGATGCCATCGGCACCTCGGGCACCAACAAGGCGATCGGCGATGTCTGCGCGGCGATGAAGCTGACCAAGGGTTCCGTCCTCGCCGACGCACTGCCACAGGTGCGCGACCAACTACTGCGCGCGCGCAGCATCGACACCATCGACCTGCCCAGCCTGCCCGAGGACCGGCGGCCGGTCATCGCCGGCGGGCTGCTGGTGCTGGAGGCGGCCTTCCACGCGCTGGCGCTTGAGCGCATGGCGGTGAGCAAGGCGGCGCTGCGCGAAGGCGTCCTCTACGACATGCTCGAGCGCGGCGGCGATGACGACCCCCGCGACAGTTCCGTGCTGGCGTTGATGAAGCGCTACGGGATCGACACGCTGCAGGCCGGTCGGGTGGAGGCAACCGCGCTGCGCCTGTTCGACCAGGTGGCCGGAGCGTGGCAGCTGGAGATCGATGACCGCCTGATGCTGAGCCGCGCGGCCCGGCTGCACGAACTCGGCCTGACCATCGCCCACAGCCAGTACCACGTGCACGGGGCCTACGTGGTCGAGCACACCGACATCGCGGGCTTCTCGCGCCAGCAGCAGCAATTCCTTGCCGCAGTGATCCGCAGCCAGCGGCGCAAGATTCCCAAACAGGTCTTCGAGGCGCTGCCGGACCGATTGCTGCCGGCAGCGCGGCACACCGCCGCGTTGCTGCGCCTGGCGGTGCTGATCCATCGCGCGCACGAGGCGGACCCGATCCCGCGGCTGGACGCCCAGGTCGACGGTGATCGACTCACGCTGACGCTCGACGAGCGCTGGGTCGATGCGCGCCCGCTGTTGAAGGCCGACCTTGACGACGAGCCGGCCAAGATCGCACCGCTGGGAATCAGCCTGCGGTTGCAGACGCGATAA
- the ppk1 gene encoding polyphosphate kinase 1 — translation MLPDDAPLDAGLYSDSKAVGPLHDPSLYFNRELSQLAFNVRVLAQAQDSGVPLLERLKFLCISCTNLDEFFEIRAGAVQHALDVGGPLAPDGLSPAALLTRIHDEAAALVAAQYECWNTLLRPEMAEAGVRVLARGSWSKRQTRWLRAYFRDEIMPVLSPLGLDPAHPFPKILNKSLNIVVVLKGRDAFGRSGGLAIVRAPRSLSRIIQVPERVSGGPNDFVFLSAVLSSFVDELFPGMEVQGAYQFRVTRNSELFVDEEEVDNIALALRDELAGRGYLRAVRLEIADACPEPIVNLLLEKFALAPEAVYRIKGPVNLNRVIQVYDLVDRPDLKFPPFQPRALPGMDRMFETIAAGDVLLHHPFDAFTPVLELLRQAAEDPAVLAIKQTLYRSGKDSAIVAALINAARNGKDVTAVVELRARFDEEANLGFADRMQEAGVQVVYGVVGYKTHAKMMLVVRREGRKLRRYVHMGTGNYHAGTARLYTDLGLMTAHPEIGNDVHLIFQQLSGLAPSMTLKRLLQSPFTLHAGMLQRIDRERAHAEAGRPARIVARMNALNEPQVIRALYRASQAGVEIDLIVRGACTLRPGVPGVSENIRVRSIVGRFLEHSRAYWFANDGAPELFCASADWLERNLLRRVETCFPILDPAVARRVFDEALKNYLDDNLNAWELQPGGGYRLVERADDALPHSAQASLLAKLCG, via the coding sequence ATGCTGCCCGACGACGCGCCACTGGACGCCGGTTTGTACAGCGACAGCAAAGCCGTTGGTCCGCTGCATGATCCCTCCCTTTACTTCAACCGCGAGTTGTCGCAACTGGCCTTCAACGTGCGCGTGCTGGCACAGGCGCAGGACTCCGGGGTGCCACTGCTGGAGCGGCTGAAATTCCTCTGCATCAGTTGCACCAACCTGGACGAGTTTTTCGAGATCCGGGCCGGTGCCGTCCAGCACGCCCTGGATGTGGGGGGACCGCTGGCGCCCGACGGCCTGTCACCCGCCGCCCTGCTGACCCGCATCCACGACGAAGCCGCTGCTTTGGTCGCGGCGCAGTACGAATGCTGGAACACGCTGCTTCGCCCGGAGATGGCCGAGGCCGGCGTGCGCGTGCTGGCCCGCGGCAGCTGGAGCAAGCGCCAGACCCGCTGGTTGCGCGCGTATTTCCGCGACGAGATCATGCCGGTGCTGTCGCCGCTGGGACTGGACCCCGCGCATCCGTTCCCGAAGATCCTCAACAAGTCGCTCAACATCGTCGTCGTGTTGAAGGGACGCGACGCGTTCGGCCGCAGCGGCGGGCTGGCGATCGTGCGGGCGCCGCGGTCGCTGTCGCGCATTATCCAGGTGCCCGAGCGTGTCAGCGGCGGCCCCAACGATTTCGTGTTCCTGTCTGCGGTCCTCTCGAGCTTCGTCGATGAGCTGTTCCCGGGGATGGAGGTCCAGGGCGCCTACCAGTTCCGGGTGACCCGCAACTCGGAATTGTTCGTCGATGAGGAGGAGGTCGACAACATCGCCCTGGCGCTGCGCGATGAACTCGCGGGCCGCGGCTACCTGCGCGCGGTCCGCCTGGAAATCGCCGACGCGTGCCCGGAACCTATCGTCAACCTGTTGCTGGAGAAGTTCGCCCTCGCCCCCGAGGCGGTGTACCGCATCAAGGGCCCGGTCAACCTCAACCGCGTCATCCAGGTGTACGACCTGGTCGATCGCCCGGACCTGAAGTTCCCGCCGTTCCAGCCGCGGGCGCTGCCCGGGATGGACCGGATGTTCGAGACGATCGCCGCAGGCGACGTGCTGCTGCACCACCCCTTCGATGCCTTCACCCCGGTGCTGGAGCTGTTGCGCCAGGCGGCCGAGGACCCGGCCGTACTGGCGATCAAGCAGACGCTCTACCGGTCGGGCAAGGATTCAGCGATCGTGGCTGCGCTGATCAACGCCGCGCGCAACGGCAAGGACGTCACCGCGGTGGTCGAACTGCGAGCGCGCTTCGACGAGGAGGCCAACCTGGGTTTCGCCGACCGCATGCAGGAAGCCGGCGTGCAGGTCGTCTACGGCGTGGTGGGCTACAAGACCCACGCCAAGATGATGCTGGTGGTGCGCCGCGAGGGGCGCAAGCTGCGCCGCTACGTGCACATGGGCACCGGCAACTACCATGCCGGCACCGCGCGGCTGTACACCGATCTGGGCCTGATGACGGCCCATCCGGAGATCGGCAATGACGTCCACCTGATCTTCCAGCAACTGTCCGGCCTGGCGCCGTCGATGACGCTCAAGCGCCTGCTGCAATCGCCGTTCACCCTGCACGCGGGAATGCTGCAGCGGATCGACCGCGAACGGGCCCACGCCGAGGCCGGGCGTCCGGCCCGGATCGTGGCGCGCATGAACGCCCTCAATGAGCCGCAGGTGATCCGTGCGCTGTACCGCGCGTCGCAAGCAGGTGTGGAAATCGACCTGATCGTCCGCGGTGCCTGCACCCTGCGGCCGGGCGTACCTGGTGTGAGCGAGAACATCCGCGTGCGCTCCATCGTCGGCCGCTTCCTCGAGCACAGCCGCGCCTACTGGTTCGCCAACGACGGCGCGCCGGAACTGTTCTGCGCGAGTGCCGACTGGCTGGAGCGCAACCTGCTGCGCCGGGTCGAGACCTGCTTCCCGATCCTGGACCCCGCGGTCGCCAGGCGGGTGTTCGACGAGGCGCTGAAGAACTACCTGGACGACAACCTCAACGCCTGGGAACTGCAACCCGGGGGCGGCTACCGCCTGGTTGAACGCGCAGACGACGCCCTGCCGCATTCGGCCCAGGCATCGTTGTTGGCCAAACTGTGCGGATGA
- a CDS encoding M48 family metalloprotease: protein MRRIVLLTTALTFALASVCAPAQDSLPDIGSSAGELLTPGQQEEYGAMLLAQLRHYDYILEDPLIDSWLDALGSRLGASSDRPTQPFTFFMLRERQINAFATLGGYIGVNAGLVLAADREDEVAGVMAHEISHVTQQHVLRGAERAQKDQLPLLLGMLGAIVAAQAAGGSSSGEATQAAIMSAMGLAQQRQINYTRSNEHEADRIGMQTLARAGYDAGAMADFFLVMQARSRANAAGAYDIPDYLMTHPVTTTRISEAKERAERLGAGGRSFRAGSIATDNPLLPNGLTIQASDAQGTGHFDLARERLRVFSAESPTAAIREYEQIAARGQLDEAQRYGLAIARLRAGQTSASVKLLQALLNDRPTDLWINLGLAEAESRSGRKATADTRFEALVQRLPRNRAVVLTYASALLERDDLESGKRAQAVLRPLAGQSGSDPEFQRSFARASEIAGEPIRAGEAYAEAAFLSGRAEQALVQLNVLKKRPEVDYYARARIEARIARITPTVLELHRQGIRDEVLERR, encoded by the coding sequence TTGCGCCGCATCGTCTTGCTAACCACCGCCCTCACCTTTGCCCTGGCGAGCGTGTGCGCGCCCGCGCAGGACTCGCTGCCCGACATCGGTTCGTCCGCCGGCGAACTGCTCACCCCGGGCCAGCAGGAGGAATACGGGGCGATGCTGCTGGCGCAGTTGCGTCATTACGACTACATCCTGGAAGACCCGTTGATCGACAGCTGGCTGGATGCGCTGGGCAGTCGCCTGGGTGCGAGCAGTGATCGCCCGACGCAGCCGTTCACCTTCTTCATGCTGCGCGAGCGCCAGATCAACGCCTTTGCCACCCTCGGCGGCTACATCGGGGTGAACGCCGGGTTAGTGCTGGCGGCCGATCGCGAGGACGAGGTCGCCGGGGTGATGGCCCACGAGATATCCCACGTCACCCAGCAGCACGTGCTGCGGGGCGCCGAGCGTGCTCAAAAAGACCAGCTCCCGCTCCTGCTGGGCATGCTGGGCGCCATCGTCGCCGCGCAGGCCGCGGGCGGCAGCTCCTCTGGGGAGGCCACCCAGGCGGCGATCATGTCGGCGATGGGCCTGGCCCAGCAGCGCCAGATCAACTACACGCGATCCAATGAGCACGAGGCCGACCGCATCGGCATGCAGACCCTCGCCCGCGCCGGCTACGACGCCGGTGCGATGGCCGACTTTTTCCTGGTCATGCAGGCGCGCTCGCGGGCCAACGCCGCCGGTGCCTACGACATCCCCGACTACCTGATGACCCACCCGGTCACCACGACCCGTATCAGCGAGGCCAAGGAGCGCGCCGAGCGGCTGGGTGCGGGCGGTCGTTCGTTCCGGGCCGGCTCGATTGCGACCGACAACCCGCTGCTGCCCAATGGGCTGACCATCCAGGCCAGTGACGCCCAGGGCACCGGACACTTCGACCTGGCCCGCGAGCGCCTGCGCGTGTTCAGTGCCGAATCGCCTACCGCAGCCATTCGCGAGTACGAGCAGATTGCCGCCCGTGGGCAGCTCGATGAGGCACAGCGCTACGGGTTGGCAATCGCACGCCTGCGCGCGGGACAGACCTCCGCGTCGGTAAAGCTCCTGCAGGCGTTGCTCAACGATCGCCCGACAGACCTGTGGATCAACCTGGGGTTGGCGGAGGCGGAGTCGCGCAGCGGTCGGAAGGCGACCGCCGATACGCGATTCGAGGCGCTGGTGCAGCGACTGCCGCGCAATCGCGCCGTGGTCCTGACCTACGCCTCCGCGCTGCTGGAACGCGACGACCTGGAATCGGGCAAGCGCGCCCAGGCAGTGCTGCGTCCGCTGGCCGGCCAATCCGGGAGTGATCCCGAGTTCCAGCGCAGTTTTGCGCGCGCCAGCGAAATCGCCGGTGAGCCGATCCGCGCTGGCGAGGCCTACGCGGAGGCGGCGTTCCTGAGCGGCCGCGCCGAACAGGCGCTCGTGCAGTTGAACGTGCTGAAGAAGCGCCCGGAGGTGGACTATTACGCACGGGCCCGGATCGAAGCGCGCATCGCCCGGATCACGCCCACGGTGCTGGAGCTGCATCGTCAGGGCATCCGCGACGAGGTACTGGAACGGCGCTAG
- a CDS encoding carboxymuconolactone decarboxylase family protein, whose product MNDRILAEPNQVVRRFFALDTQTYKAGALDVKTKELLGLVASMVLRCDDCISYHVGQCHQAGATREELFETFSVGLVVGGSIVIPHLRRAVDFLDQLEQGKGTAPPVHDHS is encoded by the coding sequence ATGAACGACCGCATCCTGGCCGAACCCAACCAGGTAGTGCGGCGCTTCTTCGCCCTCGACACGCAGACCTACAAGGCCGGCGCGCTCGACGTGAAGACCAAGGAATTGCTCGGCCTGGTCGCCTCGATGGTGCTGCGCTGCGATGACTGCATCAGTTACCACGTCGGCCAGTGCCATCAGGCCGGTGCCACGCGCGAGGAGCTGTTCGAGACGTTCTCGGTCGGCCTGGTGGTCGGCGGGTCGATCGTGATCCCGCATCTGCGCCGCGCGGTCGACTTCCTCGACCAGCTCGAGCAGGGCAAGGGAACGGCACCGCCGGTGCATGACCACAGCTGA
- the grxC gene encoding glutaredoxin 3, giving the protein MNSTTTPEILIYTSATCPYCVAAANFLKSKGLQWREIRVDQDPAEREKMVALAKRTSVPQIFVGDTHVGGFDDMMAMHRAGKFEPLLEGAQ; this is encoded by the coding sequence TTGAATTCCACCACCACTCCCGAGATCCTGATCTATACCAGCGCAACCTGTCCGTATTGCGTCGCCGCAGCCAACTTCCTCAAAAGCAAGGGCTTGCAGTGGCGTGAGATCCGCGTGGACCAGGACCCCGCCGAGCGCGAGAAGATGGTCGCCCTCGCCAAGCGCACCAGCGTGCCGCAGATCTTCGTCGGCGACACCCACGTGGGCGGTTTCGACGACATGATGGCCATGCATCGCGCCGGCAAGTTCGAGCCCTTGCTGGAAGGCGCGCAGTGA
- the phoR gene encoding phosphate regulon sensor histidine kinase PhoR, translating into MTPDARNAWLRTLGLTAAGLVIAGALGIVAGHFWPVLALAALAMLGWQHWQLGRVLHRLGARRWPRLAGKPGVWDELERLHDRDQRERRLRKRRLLEMLRAYRAAAAALPDAVVVVERNSQRIRWFNQAGAKLLGLHYPADVGAPLVPRLHPLPMAQWLASGRHADTIEVASPVSPAIRLSVRLIPYSENLWLLVARDVTRLLQLEHMRRDFVANVSHELRTPLTVIHGYLDMIDPDEHRALSPMLGEMQRQSQRMARLVEDLLALSRLESADGAPVEERVPMAPLLDTLRREGLALGQDRHRIVVENTAGVDLWGSAAELHSAFSNLVGNAVRHTPDGGQVLIRFRRDDGHQDGPAGEAGGVVLEVIDSGMGIAAEHLPRLTERFYRVSNSRSRTSGGTGLGLAIVKHVLQRHHARLEVRSRVGDGSMFSCHFTAARVRPPEPDASHPAPSEAMQ; encoded by the coding sequence ATGACTCCCGATGCCCGCAACGCCTGGCTGCGCACCCTTGGCCTGACCGCCGCCGGTCTCGTGATCGCGGGCGCGCTCGGCATCGTCGCAGGGCACTTCTGGCCCGTACTGGCGCTGGCAGCTCTGGCGATGCTGGGCTGGCAACACTGGCAACTGGGCCGTGTACTCCACCGTCTCGGCGCGCGCCGCTGGCCCCGGCTTGCCGGAAAGCCGGGGGTCTGGGACGAACTGGAGCGCCTGCACGATCGCGACCAGCGCGAGCGCCGGCTGCGCAAGCGGCGTCTGCTGGAGATGCTGCGGGCCTACCGGGCGGCGGCGGCCGCGTTGCCCGATGCGGTCGTGGTGGTGGAGCGCAACAGCCAGCGCATCCGCTGGTTCAACCAGGCCGGGGCGAAGCTGCTCGGACTGCATTATCCGGCCGATGTCGGCGCGCCACTGGTCCCACGCCTGCACCCCTTGCCCATGGCGCAATGGCTCGCCAGTGGCCGCCACGCCGACACCATCGAGGTCGCCTCACCGGTCAGCCCGGCCATCCGCCTGAGCGTGCGCCTGATCCCCTACTCGGAGAACCTGTGGCTGCTGGTGGCACGCGACGTCACCCGACTGCTCCAGCTGGAGCATATGCGTCGGGACTTCGTGGCCAACGTCTCCCACGAACTGCGCACGCCACTGACGGTGATCCACGGCTACCTGGACATGATCGATCCAGACGAGCACCGCGCCCTGTCACCGATGCTGGGCGAGATGCAGCGCCAGTCGCAACGCATGGCCAGGCTGGTCGAGGACCTGCTGGCGCTGTCGCGGCTGGAGTCCGCGGACGGTGCGCCGGTCGAAGAGCGGGTGCCGATGGCGCCCCTGCTCGACACGCTGCGCCGCGAAGGTCTCGCGCTCGGCCAGGACAGGCACCGGATCGTGGTGGAAAACACGGCAGGCGTCGATCTATGGGGATCGGCCGCCGAGTTGCACAGCGCGTTCTCCAACCTGGTCGGCAATGCGGTGCGGCATACGCCCGACGGCGGCCAGGTGCTGATCCGGTTCCGGCGTGATGACGGCCACCAGGACGGGCCGGCCGGAGAGGCGGGCGGTGTCGTACTGGAAGTCATCGACAGCGGCATGGGCATCGCCGCCGAGCACCTGCCTCGGCTCACCGAACGCTTCTACCGCGTATCCAACAGCCGCTCACGCACCAGTGGCGGGACCGGGCTCGGCCTGGCGATCGTCAAGCACGTGCTGCAGCGGCACCATGCGCGCCTCGAGGTGCGCAGCCGGGTCGGGGATGGCAGCATGTTCTCCTGTCACTTCACGGCTGCGCGGGTCCGTCCACCTGAGCCCGACGCCAGTCACCCCGCTCCCAGCGAGGCCATGCAATGA
- the phoB gene encoding phosphate regulon transcriptional regulator PhoB, which yields MQKRILIVEDEPAIRDMVAFAVSRSDYEPVTAGDAQEAELAIADRVPDLILLDWMLPGTSGIELARRWRRNALTRDIPIIMLTARGEEDDRVGGLEAGVDDYVVKPFSTRELLARIRAVLRRAREDDEDGSIRIGALRMDGAAHRVFAGDPGNEQAVAIGPAEYRLLHFFMTHADRVYSRPQLLDHVWGGSVYVEERTVDVHVRRVRRALEPFALDGMIQTVRGVGYRFSAAPTT from the coding sequence TTGCAAAAACGCATCCTGATTGTCGAAGACGAGCCGGCCATCCGCGACATGGTCGCCTTCGCCGTATCGCGCAGCGACTACGAACCGGTGACGGCGGGCGATGCACAGGAGGCGGAGCTGGCCATTGCCGACCGCGTGCCCGACCTGATCCTGCTGGACTGGATGCTGCCTGGCACCAGCGGCATCGAACTGGCCCGGCGCTGGCGTCGGAACGCGCTGACCCGCGACATCCCGATCATCATGCTCACCGCGCGCGGCGAGGAGGACGACCGGGTGGGCGGCCTGGAGGCGGGTGTCGATGACTACGTGGTCAAGCCGTTCTCCACCCGCGAGTTGCTGGCGCGGATCCGCGCGGTGCTGCGCCGCGCGCGCGAGGACGACGAAGACGGCAGCATCCGGATCGGTGCCCTGCGCATGGATGGCGCTGCCCACCGGGTGTTCGCCGGTGATCCGGGCAATGAGCAAGCGGTCGCGATCGGACCGGCCGAGTACCGCCTGCTGCATTTCTTCATGACCCACGCCGACCGTGTGTATTCCCGCCCCCAGCTGCTGGATCACGTCTGGGGCGGCAGCGTTTACGTGGAGGAGCGGACCGTGGACGTGCATGTGCGCCGGGTGCGCCGGGCGCTGGAGCCGTTCGCGCTCGACGGCATGATCCAGACCGTGCGCGGCGTGGGCTACCGCTTCTCCGCCGCCCCCACCACCTGA
- the mdoH gene encoding glucans biosynthesis glucosyltransferase MdoH: protein MLPPEAALAMPVQSFDDAAPAAARLAGSPLDIVWRRLIVLGGTAGLTLLATYQLWWAMRGGGHSALEWLSLVLFAALFVWVAQGFMSALAGFALIVNGYRRRDRLGVIDAGPLPALTTRTALLMPTYNEDPERLMAGLQSICESVLKTRREDAYDFFVLSDTTRPEVQQRELAAFHSLRDALGGQVRLYYRHRPQNIDRKAGNIAEWVRRFGAAYPQMLILDADSLMTGKAINRLAVAMERHPEVGLIQTLPVVVNGSTIFGRMQQFAGRVYGPVLAHGNAWWHGTEGNYWGHNAIIRTAAFASCAGLPELPGSRPFGGSILSHDFVEAALLRCGGWEVHLVPALGGSYEEGPPSLTDMLVRDRRWCQGNLQHGGVIPAKGLHWVSRWHLLTGIGHYITAPLWGALMLIGLVMTMASSGLQWDSLVFPVIGSAADWTGPKGMERFFWVFMLTMSLLLGPKLLGFILALTDPWARRSCGGALRLTAGVLAETLLTTLMAPVTMYVQSRGVIEVLAGRDSGWESQRRDDGTLTRAELWQRYGGVTVCGVVGAAWSFAVSPSLMLWMAPVLLGLMLSMPMVALTADPEAGRRLRRWGIFLTPEEVSPPPILTRVQGLRGGLTQPVAESGHEAGGAGVIASATAG from the coding sequence ATGTTGCCGCCCGAGGCCGCGCTGGCAATGCCCGTGCAGTCGTTCGACGACGCCGCGCCCGCCGCCGCGCGCCTGGCCGGGTCGCCGCTGGACATCGTCTGGCGGCGCCTGATCGTCCTTGGCGGAACCGCCGGCCTGACCCTGCTGGCCACCTACCAGCTGTGGTGGGCGATGCGCGGCGGCGGTCACAGCGCGCTGGAGTGGCTCAGCCTGGTGTTGTTCGCGGCGTTGTTCGTCTGGGTCGCGCAGGGTTTCATGAGCGCGCTCGCCGGCTTTGCATTGATCGTCAACGGCTACCGCCGGCGCGACCGGCTGGGCGTGATCGATGCCGGTCCGCTGCCCGCGTTGACCACCCGGACCGCGTTGCTGATGCCGACCTACAACGAGGATCCCGAGCGGCTGATGGCCGGTCTGCAGTCGATCTGCGAATCCGTGCTGAAGACCCGCCGCGAAGACGCCTACGACTTCTTCGTGCTCAGCGACACCACCCGGCCCGAGGTGCAGCAGCGCGAGCTGGCCGCCTTCCACAGTCTGCGTGACGCGCTCGGCGGCCAGGTGCGCCTGTACTACCGGCATCGCCCGCAGAACATCGACCGCAAGGCCGGCAACATCGCCGAATGGGTGCGTCGCTTCGGCGCGGCCTACCCGCAGATGCTGATCCTGGATGCCGACAGCCTGATGACCGGCAAGGCCATCAACCGCCTGGCGGTGGCCATGGAGCGGCACCCGGAAGTCGGCCTCATCCAGACCCTGCCGGTGGTGGTGAACGGCAGCACGATCTTCGGCCGCATGCAGCAGTTTGCCGGCCGCGTGTACGGTCCGGTGCTGGCCCACGGCAACGCGTGGTGGCACGGCACCGAGGGCAACTACTGGGGCCACAACGCGATCATCCGCACCGCGGCATTCGCCTCCTGCGCCGGCCTGCCGGAGTTGCCGGGATCGCGACCGTTTGGCGGCAGCATCCTCAGCCACGATTTCGTCGAGGCCGCACTGCTGCGCTGCGGCGGCTGGGAGGTGCACCTGGTGCCCGCGCTGGGCGGCAGTTACGAGGAAGGCCCGCCGTCGCTGACGGACATGCTGGTGCGCGACCGGCGATGGTGCCAAGGCAACCTGCAGCACGGCGGCGTGATTCCGGCCAAGGGCCTGCACTGGGTGAGCCGTTGGCACCTGCTGACCGGCATCGGCCATTACATCACCGCGCCGCTTTGGGGAGCCCTGATGCTGATCGGGCTGGTGATGACGATGGCCAGCTCCGGCCTGCAGTGGGACTCGCTGGTGTTCCCGGTCATCGGCTCGGCGGCTGACTGGACCGGGCCCAAGGGCATGGAGCGGTTCTTCTGGGTGTTCATGCTCACCATGTCCCTGCTGTTGGGGCCGAAGTTGCTGGGCTTCATCCTTGCCCTGACCGATCCGTGGGCACGCCGAAGCTGTGGCGGCGCGCTGCGCCTGACCGCCGGCGTGCTGGCCGAGACGCTACTGACGACCCTTATGGCTCCAGTCACGATGTACGTGCAGTCGCGCGGAGTGATCGAGGTGCTCGCCGGCCGCGACTCGGGCTGGGAAAGCCAGCGCCGCGACGACGGCACGCTGACCCGCGCCGAGCTGTGGCAACGCTACGGCGGCGTCACCGTATGCGGCGTCGTAGGAGCGGCGTGGAGCTTCGCGGTATCGCCCTCGCTGATGCTGTGGATGGCGCCGGTGTTGCTGGGCCTGATGCTGTCGATGCCGATGGTGGCGCTCACCGCAGACCCCGAAGCGGGCAGACGGCTGCGTCGCTGGGGCATCTTCCTCACCCCCGAGGAAGTCTCGCCACCGCCGATCCTGACCCGGGTGCAGGGCCTGCGCGGCGGGCTGACGCAACCGGTGGCCGAGTCCGGCCACGAGGCGGGGGGCGCCGGCGTTATCGCGTCTGCAACCGCAGGCTGA